One window of the Rufibacter radiotolerans genome contains the following:
- the rsmH gene encoding 16S rRNA (cytosine(1402)-N(4))-methyltransferase RsmH codes for MQYHQPVLLQESVDALAIKPGGIYVDVTFGGGGHSAYILEKMQGGQLYSFDQDTDAEQQAEKLISDKFTFVKANFRYLKKYLRLYGVKQVDGILADLGVSSHQFNTAERGFSTRFEGPLDMRMDKDSPVSAKEVINEYSEEQLHRIFGMYGEVKNAKTLAREVVSARNVQPIETISDFKKAIAGCTPRGKENKYLAQVFQALRIEVNDEMKALEEMLEQAVEVLKPGGRLSVISYHSLEDRLVKNYIAKGKFFGEVEKDFFGNEIKPLDSITRKPIVPSAQELQENNRSRSAKLRVAVKRETQESSKK; via the coding sequence ATGCAGTACCACCAACCCGTGTTGTTACAGGAATCGGTAGATGCGTTGGCCATAAAACCCGGCGGCATTTACGTAGACGTCACATTTGGCGGCGGCGGCCATTCTGCTTATATTCTGGAGAAGATGCAGGGCGGGCAACTCTATTCCTTTGACCAGGACACGGATGCCGAGCAGCAGGCCGAAAAACTTATCTCTGACAAGTTTACGTTTGTGAAAGCCAACTTCCGGTACCTCAAAAAGTACCTGCGCCTGTACGGCGTAAAGCAGGTAGACGGCATTCTGGCAGACCTGGGCGTTTCCTCGCACCAATTCAATACTGCTGAGCGCGGTTTCTCCACCCGGTTTGAAGGCCCCTTGGACATGCGCATGGACAAGGACAGCCCCGTGAGCGCGAAGGAGGTTATCAACGAGTATTCAGAGGAACAGCTGCACCGCATTTTTGGCATGTACGGCGAGGTGAAGAACGCCAAGACCCTGGCCCGTGAGGTAGTGTCCGCCAGAAACGTGCAGCCCATAGAGACCATCAGTGATTTCAAGAAAGCCATTGCCGGGTGCACGCCCAGGGGCAAGGAGAATAAATACCTGGCGCAGGTGTTTCAGGCCTTGCGCATTGAGGTGAACGATGAAATGAAGGCCCTGGAAGAGATGCTGGAGCAGGCCGTGGAGGTGTTAAAACCCGGGGGAAGGCTGTCTGTGATCTCTTACCATTCATTGGAAGACCGGCTGGTGAAAAACTACATCGCCAAGGGTAAGTTTTTTGGCGAGGTGGAGAAAGACTTTTTCGGGAATGAGATTAAACCCCTGGACTCTATCACGCGCAAGCCTATTGTGCCCAGCGCCCAGGAGTTACAGGAAAATAACCGGTCCCGGAGCGCCAAGCTCAGGGTGGCAGTGAAAAGGGAGACGCAGGAATCGTCAAAAAAGTAG
- the mraZ gene encoding division/cell wall cluster transcriptional repressor MraZ, which yields MNFLSGEYECKLDPKGRLVLPAKIKANLPDECGNQVVLTRGFEPCLVLYPKTEWKTIYDKVAGLNEFNEEYRHFQRNFFRGNTEIELDAAGRFILPRTMVRYAEIEKDAIVIGLGNRVEIWNPDKYDAFLIKDQQNFSQLAQKFLGDQPSSPILD from the coding sequence ATGAACTTCCTCTCCGGCGAATACGAATGTAAGCTAGACCCGAAGGGAAGATTGGTGCTGCCTGCCAAAATCAAGGCAAACCTGCCAGATGAGTGCGGCAACCAGGTGGTGTTGACCCGGGGTTTTGAGCCCTGTCTGGTTTTGTACCCCAAAACGGAGTGGAAGACCATCTATGATAAGGTGGCGGGTCTGAATGAGTTCAATGAGGAGTACCGCCATTTCCAACGCAATTTCTTCAGGGGCAACACCGAGATTGAACTGGACGCCGCCGGCCGCTTTATCTTACCGCGTACTATGGTGCGCTACGCTGAGATAGAGAAAGACGCCATTGTGATAGGTTTGGGTAACCGCGTGGAGATCTGGAACCCTGATAAATACGACGCTTTCTTAATCAAAGACCAACAGAACTTCTCCCAACTGGCGCAGAAGTTTCTCGGTGACCAACCGAGTTCCCCAATACTAGACTAA
- a CDS encoding penicillin-binding protein has protein sequence MNIKKSIVTRVRIAFLAICLFGFAIIFKVGHIQFRDGDKWREIANEKRFHYQPVMATRGNIYSDDDRILATSLPFYRVAFDPTISPDDIFAKGIDSLAIQLSRFYGDRSAEYYRQKIKNARSASRKYVRLNSRLINYQDKKMMAKWPIFRAGKNKGGVIFEKLDRRFMPFGSLAKRTIGFINENRKGAGLEFSFNRHLSGKDGEALFERMAGGNKPINDGTEVKPMPGFDVQTTIDINLQDVAENALNRALTLNDAAHGCVILMEVSTGRIKAIANLGRQSEGVYVEDYNYAVGNQGRTEPGSTFKLASMMALLEETDKKLTDTVDTGVGSERIGGAVKTDTHGYGKITLQQVFEKSSNVGVAKLIQQTFEKDPQKYVDYLHKFGLHQPLGFQMNGEAVPYIKSPKDRSWSRPSLSTMSIGYELKISPLQTLAFYNAVANNGIKVQPMIVKSIKRADQIIEQFDTKVLNPKICSDETLAQLRQMMEGVVENGTGKNVRSTDYKVAGKTGTARKVINGKYTRKYSTSFVGYFPADRPKYSCIVIIDNPQKNAQYGGDVAAPVFRELADKAYAQDLAIHAPMVRKPVGVQPKLPALHAGSQEELTLLCNKLGVSAHPANPEEDWVRVDTQKQSVALKPVPVKMGQVPDVTDMTLKDALYLLGNHGIKVRAIGMGRVQSQSLPPGGPIGKGSIITLTLSRNGATRTPATGTPANAIARAL, from the coding sequence ATGAATATTAAGAAGTCTATCGTCACGCGAGTGCGGATAGCCTTTTTGGCTATCTGTCTTTTTGGGTTTGCGATTATCTTTAAAGTAGGCCACATCCAGTTCAGGGACGGGGACAAGTGGCGCGAGATCGCGAATGAGAAGCGCTTCCATTACCAGCCCGTAATGGCTACCCGCGGCAATATCTATTCAGATGATGACCGTATTCTGGCTACCTCGCTGCCGTTTTACCGCGTGGCCTTTGACCCTACCATTTCCCCGGATGATATCTTCGCCAAGGGCATAGACTCGCTGGCCATTCAGCTGTCGCGCTTCTACGGCGACCGTTCCGCGGAATACTACCGTCAGAAAATTAAGAATGCCCGCAGCGCCAGCCGCAAATACGTGCGATTGAACAGCCGCCTTATCAATTACCAGGACAAAAAGATGATGGCCAAATGGCCTATTTTCAGGGCAGGTAAAAACAAAGGGGGCGTGATCTTTGAAAAGCTGGACCGCAGGTTCATGCCTTTCGGGTCCCTGGCCAAACGTACTATTGGGTTTATCAATGAGAACCGCAAAGGGGCAGGGCTGGAGTTCAGCTTTAACCGTCACCTGTCCGGGAAAGACGGCGAGGCCTTGTTTGAGCGCATGGCCGGCGGCAACAAACCCATCAATGACGGCACCGAGGTGAAGCCCATGCCTGGGTTTGACGTGCAGACCACCATTGACATTAACCTGCAAGACGTAGCCGAGAACGCCCTTAACCGCGCCCTTACCCTTAATGATGCCGCCCACGGGTGCGTGATTCTGATGGAGGTAAGCACCGGCCGAATCAAGGCCATTGCCAACCTTGGCCGCCAGAGCGAAGGCGTTTACGTGGAGGATTACAACTACGCCGTGGGGAACCAGGGCCGTACCGAACCGGGCTCCACGTTCAAACTGGCCTCCATGATGGCCTTGCTGGAAGAGACCGATAAAAAGCTCACCGACACCGTGGACACCGGCGTGGGATCTGAGCGCATTGGCGGCGCCGTGAAAACAGATACGCACGGTTACGGCAAGATCACGCTGCAGCAGGTGTTTGAGAAATCCTCTAACGTGGGGGTTGCCAAGCTCATCCAGCAGACCTTTGAGAAAGACCCACAGAAGTACGTGGATTACCTGCATAAATTCGGGTTGCACCAGCCACTGGGGTTCCAGATGAACGGCGAGGCGGTGCCTTACATCAAGTCCCCTAAAGACCGCAGCTGGAGCCGGCCGTCGCTTTCCACCATGTCTATTGGGTATGAGCTGAAAATCTCGCCTTTGCAGACGCTGGCTTTCTATAATGCCGTGGCCAACAACGGGATAAAGGTGCAGCCCATGATCGTAAAAAGCATCAAGCGCGCCGACCAGATCATTGAGCAGTTTGACACCAAGGTGCTCAATCCCAAGATCTGCTCTGATGAGACGCTGGCCCAACTGCGCCAGATGATGGAAGGGGTAGTAGAGAATGGGACCGGTAAAAACGTGCGCAGCACAGACTACAAGGTGGCCGGCAAAACCGGGACTGCCCGTAAGGTGATCAACGGGAAATATACCCGTAAATACTCCACCTCCTTTGTGGGCTATTTCCCGGCAGACAGGCCTAAATACAGCTGCATTGTTATCATTGATAATCCCCAGAAAAACGCCCAGTACGGCGGTGACGTGGCCGCGCCGGTTTTCCGGGAACTGGCCGACAAGGCCTATGCCCAGGACCTGGCCATTCATGCCCCTATGGTGCGCAAACCGGTAGGGGTGCAGCCTAAATTACCCGCCCTTCATGCCGGCAGCCAGGAAGAACTTACTTTGCTTTGTAACAAGTTGGGGGTGAGCGCCCATCCGGCCAACCCCGAGGAAGACTGGGTGCGGGTAGATACGCAGAAGCAATCTGTGGCGTTAAAACCAGTACCTGTGAAGATGGGGCAGGTACCGGACGTGACGGACATGACCCTGAAAGACGCTTTGTACCTCTTGGGGAACCATGGCATCAAAGTACGGGCCATTGGCATGGGCCGGGTGCAGAGCCAGAGCCTTCCGCCCGGCGGCCCCATTGGAAAAGGATCAATTATTACACTTACACTAAGTAGAAATGGCGCAACTAGAACACCTGCTACAGGTACTCCAGCCAACGCAATTGCTCGGGCCCTCTAA
- the murD gene encoding UDP-N-acetylmuramoyl-L-alanine--D-glutamate ligase: MQKIAILGAGESGVGAALLAQAKGFDVFVSDQGSIAEKYRAQLTRAQIPFEEGTHTLEQIYAAQEIIKSPGIPDKAPVIQGALERNIPVISEIEFAGRYAKGKMICITGTNGKTTTTLLTYHLLKSVGLKVALAGNVGESLAGKVLEGGYDYYVVELSSFQLDNMYQFKADIGILLNITPDHLDRYGYQMENYAAAKFRVAQNMTAGEYFLFNQDDTEIQKYLAAHEVPGTPVPFGLKGEENLAIRTEGKAIIASFSQIRAKVGTSKSPLIGQHNQYNTMAAVGAALLVGIEPATIEAALGSFQNAEHRLQPVGEIDGVRFINDSKATNVEAVWYALDGIKAPIVWVVGGTDKGNDYTPLLLLVKEKVKAIVCLGVDNSKIIASFSDICPKLVETQDVNEAVRLAKDFAEPGDVVLLSPACASFDLFKNYEHRGRSFTEAVAALQQKAI, translated from the coding sequence ATGCAAAAAATAGCCATACTAGGAGCAGGGGAGAGCGGCGTAGGGGCGGCCTTGTTGGCGCAGGCGAAGGGCTTTGACGTGTTCGTTTCTGACCAGGGCTCCATTGCAGAAAAATACCGGGCCCAACTGACCCGGGCGCAGATTCCCTTCGAGGAAGGAACGCACACCCTGGAGCAGATCTATGCCGCCCAGGAAATCATTAAAAGCCCGGGCATCCCTGATAAGGCGCCGGTGATCCAGGGCGCGCTGGAGCGGAACATTCCCGTCATCTCTGAGATTGAGTTTGCCGGTCGCTATGCCAAGGGCAAGATGATCTGCATTACCGGCACCAACGGTAAAACCACCACCACGCTTTTAACTTATCACCTGCTCAAAAGCGTTGGCCTGAAAGTGGCCTTAGCCGGCAACGTGGGCGAGAGTCTGGCAGGCAAAGTGCTGGAGGGTGGGTATGACTATTATGTAGTGGAGCTGAGCAGTTTCCAGCTGGACAACATGTACCAGTTCAAGGCTGATATAGGAATCCTGCTGAACATCACCCCCGACCACCTGGACCGCTACGGCTACCAGATGGAAAACTATGCGGCCGCCAAGTTCCGGGTGGCGCAAAACATGACCGCTGGCGAATACTTCCTGTTTAACCAGGACGACACGGAAATCCAGAAATACCTGGCGGCCCATGAGGTGCCAGGCACGCCCGTACCGTTCGGGTTGAAAGGAGAGGAGAACCTGGCCATTAGAACGGAGGGCAAAGCGATTATAGCCTCTTTTTCCCAAATCAGGGCAAAAGTAGGCACCTCCAAATCTCCCTTGATTGGGCAGCACAACCAATACAACACCATGGCGGCGGTAGGCGCGGCTTTGTTGGTTGGCATTGAACCAGCCACCATTGAGGCCGCCTTGGGTTCATTCCAGAATGCCGAACACCGCTTGCAACCGGTAGGCGAAATTGACGGCGTTCGGTTCATCAATGATTCCAAAGCCACCAACGTGGAGGCCGTATGGTACGCCCTGGACGGGATAAAGGCCCCCATTGTGTGGGTAGTGGGCGGCACCGATAAGGGTAACGACTATACTCCCTTGCTTCTGCTGGTAAAAGAAAAGGTAAAAGCTATTGTCTGCCTGGGCGTGGACAACAGCAAGATTATCGCCTCTTTTTCAGATATCTGCCCTAAACTGGTAGAGACCCAGGATGTGAACGAGGCCGTGCGGCTGGCCAAGGATTTCGCCGAGCCCGGCGATGTGGTCTTGCTTTCCCCGGCCTGCGCCAGCTTTGACCTATTCAAGAATTATGAACACCGGGGCCGTTCCTTCACTGAGGCAGTGGCGGCTCTTCAGCAAAAAGCTATATGA
- the mraY gene encoding phospho-N-acetylmuramoyl-pentapeptide-transferase, with protein MLYYLFDYLDRQFDLLGTGVFRFISFRAGLAALFSLLIAMIFGGRLIRILQRKQVGESIRDLGLEGQLEKRGTPTMGGLIILLAIVLPTVLLARLDNVYILLMLVSTIWLGAIGFLDDYIKVFKKNKEGLAGRFKIMGQVGLGLIVGITLFFSEDVVVRQYLTAKGMSAIDVAGTYQDVRKMITTVPFTKNNELDYHHFFSFASPLLGSYARFLYIPLVIIIITAVSNGANITDGIDGLAAGTSAIIGTTLAVFAWVSGNAIFADYFDIMYIPNTGELVIFCTAFVGACVGFLWYNSYPAQVFMGDTGSLSIGGIIAVLALILRKELLIPILCGIFLVENLSVMLQVSYFKYTKKKYGEGRRIFKMSPLHHHYQKLGYHESKIVTRFWTVGIMLAILTLVTLKLR; from the coding sequence ATGCTCTACTACTTATTTGATTATTTAGACAGGCAGTTTGATCTCCTGGGTACCGGGGTGTTCCGGTTCATCTCTTTCAGGGCTGGGCTGGCCGCGCTTTTCTCTCTTCTGATCGCGATGATCTTCGGGGGGCGTCTTATCCGGATTCTGCAGCGCAAGCAGGTAGGGGAATCTATCAGGGATCTGGGTCTGGAAGGGCAGCTGGAGAAAAGAGGCACGCCTACCATGGGCGGTCTTATCATTCTGTTGGCCATTGTTTTGCCTACGGTTTTGCTGGCCAGGCTGGATAATGTGTATATTCTGCTCATGTTGGTTTCCACTATCTGGTTGGGCGCCATCGGCTTTCTGGATGACTACATCAAGGTGTTCAAGAAAAACAAAGAGGGGCTGGCCGGGCGTTTCAAGATCATGGGTCAGGTGGGCCTGGGGCTGATTGTGGGCATTACCCTGTTTTTCTCTGAAGATGTAGTCGTGCGTCAGTACCTGACGGCCAAAGGGATGTCTGCCATTGACGTGGCGGGCACCTACCAGGATGTGCGCAAAATGATAACCACGGTGCCTTTCACCAAGAACAACGAGCTGGACTACCACCATTTCTTCAGCTTCGCGAGTCCGTTATTGGGTTCTTATGCCCGCTTCCTCTACATTCCGTTGGTGATCATTATCATTACGGCGGTCTCTAACGGCGCCAACATCACCGATGGGATTGACGGCCTGGCCGCGGGAACTTCTGCTATCATTGGTACCACGCTGGCCGTGTTTGCCTGGGTTTCTGGTAACGCCATCTTTGCGGATTATTTTGACATCATGTATATTCCCAACACCGGCGAGCTCGTGATTTTCTGTACCGCCTTTGTGGGGGCTTGCGTAGGTTTCCTTTGGTACAACTCGTATCCGGCGCAGGTTTTCATGGGCGATACCGGTAGCCTTTCCATTGGCGGGATCATCGCCGTTTTAGCCCTGATTCTGAGAAAAGAGCTCCTGATCCCTATCCTTTGCGGCATCTTCCTGGTGGAGAACCTATCGGTGATGCTACAGGTGAGCTACTTCAAATACACCAAAAAGAAATACGGCGAGGGCCGACGCATTTTCAAGATGTCACCCTTACACCACCATTACCAGAAACTAGGCTACCATGAATCCAAGATCGTGACCCGCTTCTGGACCGTGGGCATTATGCTCGCTATTTTGACCCTGGTTACCTTGAAATTAAGATAA
- a CDS encoding UDP-N-acetylmuramoyl-L-alanyl-D-glutamate--2,6-diaminopimelate ligase: MAQLEHLLQVLQPTQLLGPSNPELSALTMDSRQAGPGVAFFAIKGTLRDGHDYIDAAVAQGVSAVFCEKLPQNAPETVTFVQVPDAAEAMGHVAAAFYGHPSKKMKLVGVTGTNGKTTCVTLLHKLFRELGYNAGLISTVQNQINETVIPATHTTPDAITLQALLAQMVSAGCTHAFMEVSSHALVQHRVTGVQFAGAVFTNISHDHLDYHGTFDEYIRAKKLFFDHLGKKAFALVNSDDKRGMVMLQNTKATKYTYALRKEADFKARLLDNSIQGLQLELDGQEVWFRLIGTFNAYNILAVYGAAVLLGEDKMEVLSSLSNLTSAAGRFDYVVSSGHITGIVDYAHTPDALENVLQTIQQIRKPEQKVITIVGCGGNRDAAKRPVMADIAARLSDRVILTSDNPRDEEPQEILNQMQAGVKVTDLKKSLSVVDRREAIITAVLLAEADDIILVAGKGHETYQEVKGVRSPFDDKQILLETFELLQK, translated from the coding sequence ATGGCGCAACTAGAACACCTGCTACAGGTACTCCAGCCAACGCAATTGCTCGGGCCCTCTAACCCCGAGCTTTCTGCGTTAACCATGGATTCTCGTCAGGCGGGTCCGGGCGTGGCTTTTTTTGCGATTAAGGGCACCCTGCGGGATGGCCATGACTATATAGACGCCGCCGTGGCGCAGGGCGTTTCAGCGGTGTTTTGCGAAAAACTGCCTCAAAACGCTCCGGAAACCGTCACGTTTGTGCAGGTGCCTGATGCTGCCGAGGCCATGGGCCACGTGGCCGCCGCCTTCTATGGGCATCCATCCAAAAAAATGAAACTGGTAGGCGTGACCGGCACCAACGGCAAAACCACCTGCGTGACGTTGCTGCACAAGCTTTTCCGGGAGTTAGGCTATAACGCCGGGTTAATCTCCACGGTGCAGAACCAGATCAACGAGACGGTCATCCCCGCCACCCACACTACGCCAGATGCTATTACCTTGCAGGCACTGCTGGCCCAAATGGTAAGCGCCGGCTGTACCCACGCCTTTATGGAGGTGAGCTCGCATGCGCTGGTGCAGCATCGTGTAACCGGGGTACAGTTTGCCGGGGCCGTGTTCACCAACATCTCCCATGACCACCTGGACTACCACGGCACTTTTGACGAGTACATCAGGGCCAAGAAACTGTTTTTTGACCACTTGGGCAAGAAGGCTTTTGCGCTGGTAAACTCAGATGACAAGCGCGGTATGGTGATGCTTCAGAACACCAAGGCTACCAAATACACTTACGCCCTGCGCAAGGAAGCTGATTTCAAGGCTCGCTTGCTGGACAATTCTATCCAAGGCTTACAACTGGAATTGGACGGGCAAGAAGTTTGGTTTAGGTTGATAGGGACGTTTAACGCCTACAACATCTTAGCGGTGTATGGCGCCGCGGTATTGCTGGGCGAAGACAAAATGGAAGTGCTGTCCAGTCTTTCCAACCTTACCTCGGCCGCTGGCCGATTTGATTATGTGGTGTCTTCTGGCCATATCACCGGCATTGTGGATTACGCCCATACGCCCGACGCCCTGGAAAACGTGCTGCAGACCATTCAGCAGATCAGAAAACCAGAGCAGAAAGTGATCACCATTGTGGGCTGCGGCGGAAACCGCGATGCGGCCAAGCGCCCCGTCATGGCAGACATTGCGGCCCGCTTGAGCGACCGCGTGATCCTGACCTCCGATAACCCCCGGGATGAGGAACCCCAGGAGATCCTGAACCAGATGCAGGCCGGCGTGAAAGTGACAGATTTGAAAAAGTCGCTTTCGGTGGTAGACCGGCGCGAGGCCATCATAACGGCGGTGCTTCTGGCCGAGGCAGATGACATTATTCTGGTGGCTGGCAAAGGCCATGAGACCTACCAGGAAGTGAAAGGCGTGCGGTCGCCGTTTGACGACAAGCAGATTTTGCTTGAGACCTTTGAGCTGTTGCAGAAATAA
- a CDS encoding FtsL-like putative cell division protein: MAVNTVRPQVNRPKANTLREVPKVEKTRPPRQKGTSLFELLDRYTKVDWFFADGLPVRYLPKVLFLMGITLFYIGNTHYADRTLRRIDKTKSDTEDLRADYTTLKSEYMEASKQSEVARNVAASGLVESSTPPIQVVIRKDEY; encoded by the coding sequence ATGGCAGTGAATACTGTACGTCCGCAAGTGAATCGGCCGAAGGCAAACACTCTCAGGGAGGTGCCTAAGGTGGAGAAAACACGCCCGCCGCGCCAGAAAGGCACCAGCCTTTTTGAGTTGCTGGACCGCTATACCAAGGTAGACTGGTTCTTTGCCGACGGTCTGCCCGTGCGCTATTTGCCCAAGGTGCTGTTCTTGATGGGCATCACTTTGTTCTATATTGGCAACACCCACTACGCAGACCGCACGCTGCGCCGCATTGACAAAACCAAGTCAGACACAGAAGACCTGCGCGCCGACTACACCACGCTCAAGTCTGAGTACATGGAGGCCAGTAAGCAGTCTGAGGTGGCCCGTAACGTGGCGGCCTCTGGCCTGGTGGAAAGCTCTACTCCCCCCATTCAAGTAGTAATCAGGAAAGATGAATATTAA
- a CDS encoding FtsW/RodA/SpoVE family cell cycle protein yields the protein MTTVKNWLHDNLKGDPVLWGIVISFALISIAVVYSATGTLAYKMSRNTEFFLFKHSTLILIGLAFVWLAHKINYRYYAKLSLLALIFSVPLLVYTYLKGSNINEASRWLTIPIINQTFQPSDLAKLALISYLASILSKRQMNIESKQTLIPLFLWSGLICGLIAMSNISTGLLLFLTCILLMFIGRVPMKPIFTMIIVGALFGAVALTLGQRMQTAITRIENFMDPNETVFQLEQSYIAIATGGMLGKGPGNSDQRNVLPHPYSDFIYAIIIEEYGMVGGAVVLFLYLAFLYRGMMAVTNSLGAFGGLLSAGISFSLVIQAMVNMGVAVGLGPITGLPLPLLSMGGTSLIFTGISIGIILSVSRSEYEAKKEAAISGKKPANVLTHA from the coding sequence ATGACTACTGTAAAAAACTGGCTCCATGACAACCTGAAGGGTGACCCTGTGTTGTGGGGCATTGTCATCTCCTTCGCCCTGATCAGTATTGCGGTGGTGTATTCTGCCACGGGTACGCTGGCTTATAAGATGTCGCGGAATACGGAGTTTTTCCTCTTTAAGCACTCCACCCTCATCCTTATTGGCCTGGCGTTTGTGTGGCTCGCGCACAAGATCAATTACCGCTACTATGCCAAACTGAGCCTTTTGGCGCTGATCTTCTCGGTGCCATTGCTTGTTTACACCTATCTCAAAGGTTCCAACATCAACGAGGCCTCTCGCTGGCTGACCATTCCCATCATCAACCAGACCTTCCAGCCCTCAGATTTGGCAAAGCTGGCCCTCATTTCTTACCTGGCCAGCATTTTGAGCAAACGCCAGATGAACATTGAGTCCAAGCAGACCCTTATCCCGCTTTTCCTCTGGAGCGGATTGATCTGCGGCCTGATTGCAATGAGTAATATTTCCACGGGTCTTCTGCTGTTTTTGACCTGCATTTTGCTCATGTTCATTGGTCGGGTGCCCATGAAACCCATCTTTACCATGATCATTGTGGGGGCCTTGTTTGGGGCGGTGGCCTTGACCCTGGGGCAACGGATGCAGACGGCCATTACCCGTATTGAGAACTTCATGGATCCAAATGAGACGGTTTTCCAGCTGGAGCAGTCCTACATTGCCATCGCCACGGGAGGTATGCTGGGGAAAGGCCCCGGAAACTCAGACCAGCGCAACGTGCTGCCTCACCCCTATTCAGACTTTATCTACGCCATTATCATTGAGGAATACGGCATGGTAGGAGGGGCGGTGGTGCTCTTCCTGTATCTGGCCTTCCTGTACCGGGGCATGATGGCGGTGACCAACAGCTTGGGGGCCTTCGGCGGATTACTCTCCGCCGGTATCAGTTTCAGTCTGGTCATCCAGGCCATGGTGAATATGGGGGTGGCCGTAGGCCTGGGCCCTATTACCGGTCTGCCTTTGCCGTTGCTGAGCATGGGCGGTACCTCCCTGATCTTCACGGGTATCTCCATCGGCATTATCCTGAGCGTAAGCCGTAGTGAGTACGAGGCCAAGAAAGAGGCGGCTATTTCTGGGAAAAAACCTGCAAACGTGTTGACCCATGCCTGA